One part of the Cyclobacteriaceae bacterium genome encodes these proteins:
- a CDS encoding AAA family ATPase, producing MKRGLVIGKFLPIHKGHIALIEFAASQCDEVIVSMSYTPQDPIDPEQRFTWIQDLFAHNPAIKPAMVLDNFDDESLPIGPRTERWAAFIKKTYPPTDVVFSSEPYGEPFATHLGAQHISFDSERKNYPVSGSAVREHPFRYWDYIPDNVKPYFVKKICFYGPESTGKSTMAKRMAGHYHTVSVPEVARELITSNEFNREDIIMIGRKQTERIFKQLRQANKLLFCDTDLITTQIYSRHYLKVVPPILYEFEKMVQYDQYFLFDIDVPWVSDGLRDLGEEKQRRNMFELFKDELERRKIEYIMVSGSYHERESRIIEYCDKLIEQVS from the coding sequence ATGAAGCGCGGATTAGTCATCGGTAAATTCCTTCCCATCCATAAGGGGCATATTGCACTGATTGAATTTGCAGCTTCGCAGTGCGATGAGGTAATTGTTTCCATGAGTTACACACCGCAGGATCCGATTGATCCGGAACAACGGTTTACATGGATACAAGATTTGTTTGCACATAATCCAGCCATAAAGCCGGCCATGGTATTGGATAATTTTGATGACGAGTCTTTACCGATAGGACCACGCACCGAACGTTGGGCTGCATTCATCAAAAAAACATATCCACCAACCGATGTAGTATTTTCTTCTGAACCGTATGGAGAACCTTTTGCTACTCATCTTGGCGCACAACATATTTCTTTCGATTCAGAAAGAAAGAACTATCCGGTTTCCGGCTCAGCCGTTCGTGAGCATCCCTTTCGTTACTGGGATTACATACCGGATAATGTCAAGCCTTATTTTGTAAAAAAGATTTGCTTTTACGGGCCGGAGAGTACCGGAAAATCCACAATGGCCAAAAGGATGGCCGGGCATTATCATACCGTAAGTGTTCCGGAAGTTGCGCGTGAGTTGATTACCTCCAATGAATTTAACCGCGAAGACATCATCATGATTGGCCGTAAACAAACCGAACGCATTTTTAAACAGTTACGTCAGGCTAACAAATTACTTTTTTGTGATACGGATTTGATCACTACACAAATTTATTCCCGTCATTACCTGAAAGTGGTTCCGCCTATATTGTATGAGTTTGAAAAGATGGTACAGTACGATCAGTATTTTCTGTTCGATATTGATGTGCCTTGGGTGAGTGATGGGCTACGCGATTTGGGCGAGGAAAAGCAGCGAAGAAATATGTTTGAACTTTTTAAAGATGAATTGGAGCGCAGAAAAATTGAATACATCATGGTAAGTGGTTCTTACCATGAAAGAGAATCACGTATTATAGAATATTGCGATAAGCTTATCG